The Bos indicus x Bos taurus breed Angus x Brahman F1 hybrid chromosome 13, Bos_hybrid_MaternalHap_v2.0, whole genome shotgun sequence genome includes a region encoding these proteins:
- the LPIN3 gene encoding phosphatidate phosphatase LPIN3 isoform X1, with translation MNYMGQLAETVFGTVKGLYRGLNPATLSGGIDVLVVRQVDGSFRCSPFHVRFGKLGVLRSREKVVDIEINGEPVDLHMKLGDSGEAFFVQELESDEEDVPPRLCTSPIPWGGLAGFPSDSQLGTTSEPDASIAGMASSGRKKKRRRRKTKRKEGTVAADSSSEELEAGAESEPSLLEKPRPEPPGSIQPEGESPPEPKDIYPYSDGEWHPQASLSPGELTSPKSDSELELRTPEPSPLRAESHMQWAWGRLPKVGKAEWPESSVVADASSRTASPPQGAPSTPSTSVIGVDPPGLPTLQRGAGTDLLQPDTEAPALAGPPLSAPEREETKTQSSGDAGPRPPSKSWSWAALEDPAHTRKPEGVSQRKGSLKRSQHLGPSDIYLDDLPSLDSENAALYFPQSNSGLGAGKWSAPDSLKPLGDCNPEQEPEPIADTADAVALSLCGGLADSRDVSVEKFSQHLVSYEDLAQNPGLLDDPNLVVKINKQHYNWAVAAPMILSLQAFQKNLPKSTVDKLEKEKMPRKGGRWWFSWRRRDFPAKECSAQREKTAVREQRGEKTEALSSEDDTLDSPVILEAPSPPPSPPAHARAYKKSLRLSSSQIRRLNLQEGANDVVFSVTTQYQGTCRCRATIYLWKWDDKVVISDIDGTITKSDALGHILPQLGKDWTHQGITSLYHKIHLNGYKFLYCSARAIGMANLTKGYLQWVSERGCGLPKGPILLSPSSLFSALHREVIERKPEVFKIACLSDVQQLFLPQEQPFYAAFGNRPNDVTAYRQVGLPACRIFTVNPRGELSQELIKNHKSTYERLSEVVELLFPPVARGPSTDLAHPEYSNFCYWREPLAPVDLDALA, from the exons ATGAACTACATGGGGCAGCTGGCGGAGACCGTGTTCGGTACGGTGAAGGGCCTATACCGGGGCCTGAACCCGGCCACGCTGAGCGGGGGCATCGACGTGCTGGTGGTGAGGCAGGTGGACGGCTCCTTCCGATGCTCGCCTTTCCACGTGCGCTTTGGCAAGCTGGGCGTCCTGCGCTCGCGGGAGAAGGTG GTGGACATCGAGATCAACGGGGAGCCGGTGGACCTGCACATGAAGCTGGGGGACAGCGGGGAGGCCTTCTTTGTCCAGGAGCTGGAGAGCGATGAA GAAGACGTGCCTCCCCGCCTATGCACATCACCCATCCCTTGGGGGGGCCTGGCGGGGTTCCCTTCGGACTCCCAGCTGGGCACCACCAGCGAGCCTGACGCCAGCATCGCGGGCATGGCCTCCAGTGGGCGGAAGAAGAAACGGCGCAGGAGGAAAACCAAGCGGAAGGAGGGCACGGTGGCAGCCGATTCTAGTTCAGAGGAGCTGGAGGCGGGCGCTGAGAGTGAGCCATCCCTGCTGGAAAAGCCAAGGCCGGAGCCCCCAGG CAGCATCCAGCCAGAAGGGGAGTCCCCTCCGGAGCCCAAAGACATCTACCCCTACTCTGACGGCGAGTGGCACCCCCAGGCCAG CCTCTCACCAGGTGAGCTAACATCTCCCAAGAGTGACTCGGAGCTGGAACTGCGGACCCCCGAACCCAGTCCCCTGAGAGCGGAGTCCCACATGCAGTGGGCCTGGGGGAGGCTGCCGAAG GTGGGCAAAGCTGAGTGGCCCGAGTCCTCGGTGGTCGCTGATGCCAGCTCCAGGACAGCCTCTCCGCCTCAGGGGGCGCCCAGCACCCCCTCCACCTCTGTGATTGGTGTGGACCCTCCGGGACTCCCAACCCTGCAGAGAGGGGCTGGCACTGACCTTCTTCAGCCTGACACGGAGGCGCCCGCTCTGGCGGGTCCCCCTCTTTCTGCCCCTGAGAGGGAGGAAACCAAAACTCAGAGTTCTGGGGACGCGGGGCCCCGTCCTCCATCCAAATCCTGGAGCTGGGCTGCTTTGGAAGACCCCGCTCACACCCGGAAGCCGGAGGGGGTCTCCCAGAGAAAAG GTTCCCTGAAAAGAAGCCAGCACCTGGGCCCCAGTGACATCTACCTGGATGACCTGCCCTCCCTGGACTCTGAGAACGCAGCCCTTTACTTCCCCCAGAG CAACAGTGGGCTGGGGGCCGGGAAGTGGAGTGCACCGGACAGCCTGAAGCCCCTGGGGGACTGCAACCCCGAGCAGGAGCCAGAGCCCATTGCGGACACAGCAGACGCAGTGGCGCTGTCCCTCTGCGGGGGCCTGGCCGACAGCAGGGACGTCTCCGTGG AGAAGTTCAGCCAGCACCTGGTCTCCTACGAGGACCTCGCCCAAAACCCCGGCCTCCTAGACGACCCGAACCTGGTGGTGAAGATCAACAAGCA GCATTATAACTGGGCTGTAGCTGCCCCCATGATCCTGTCCCTGCAAGCCTTTCAGAAAAACCTGCCCAAG AGCACTGTGGACAAGCTGGAGAAGGAGAAGATGCCCCGGAAGGGAGGCCGGTGGTGGTTTTCCTGGCGACGCAGGGATTTCCCGGCCAAGGAG TGCAGCGCCCAGAGGGAGAAAACCGCAGTGCGGGAGCAGCGGGG GGAGAAGACAGAAGCCCTGAGCAGCGAGGACGACACCCTGGACAGCCCCGTCATCCTGgaggccccctccccgcccccatcgCCCCCAGCCCACGCCCGTGCCTACAAGAAGTCCCTCCGCCTCTCCTCCAGTCAGATC CGGCGCCTGAACCTGCAAGAAGGTGCCAACGACGTGGTCTTCAGTGTGACCACCCAGTACCAGGGCACCTGCCGCTGCAGGGCCACCATCTACCTGTGGAAGTGGGACGACAAGGTGGTCATCTCCGATATTGACGGCACCATCACCAA GTCGGACGCTCTGGGCCACATTCTGCCCCAACTGGGGAAAGACTGGACACATCAGGGCATCACCAGTCTCTACCACAAAATCCACCT AAACGGGTACAAGTTCCTGTACTGCTCGGCACGGGCCATCGGCATGGCCAACCTCACCAAGGGGTACCTGCAGTGGGTGAGCGAGAGGGGCTGTGGCCTCCCTAAGGGCCCCATCTTGCTGTCCCCCAGCAGCCTCTTCTCTGCCCTGCACAG GGAGGTGATAGAGAGGAAGCCGGAGGTGTTCAAGATCGCCTGCCTGAGCGATGTCCAGCAGCTCTTTCTGCCCCAGGAACAGCCCTTCTATGCCGCCTTTGGGAACAGGCCCAAT GATGTCACTGCCTACCGGCAGGTCGGCCTGCCTGCCTGCCGCATCTTCACAGTCAACCCCCGGGGAGAGCTCAGCCAGGAGCTGATAAAGAACCACAAGTCCAC GTACGAGCGGCTCAGCGAGGTGGTGGAGCTCCTCTTCCCGCCTGTGGCCCGCGGCCCCAGCACAGACCTGGCCCACCCTGAATACAGCAACTTCTGCTACTGGCGGGAGCCGCTGGCCCCCGTGGACCTCGACGCCTTGGCCTGA
- the LPIN3 gene encoding phosphatidate phosphatase LPIN3 isoform X2 produces the protein MNYMGQLAETVFGTVKGLYRGLNPATLSGGIDVLVVRQVDGSFRCSPFHVRFGKLGVLRSREKVVDIEINGEPVDLHMKLGDSGEAFFVQELESDEEDVPPRLCTSPIPWGGLAGFPSDSQLGTTSEPDASIAGMASSGRKKKRRRRKTKRKEGTVAADSSSEELEAGAESEPSLLEKPRPEPPGIQPEGESPPEPKDIYPYSDGEWHPQASLSPGELTSPKSDSELELRTPEPSPLRAESHMQWAWGRLPKVGKAEWPESSVVADASSRTASPPQGAPSTPSTSVIGVDPPGLPTLQRGAGTDLLQPDTEAPALAGPPLSAPEREETKTQSSGDAGPRPPSKSWSWAALEDPAHTRKPEGVSQRKGSLKRSQHLGPSDIYLDDLPSLDSENAALYFPQSNSGLGAGKWSAPDSLKPLGDCNPEQEPEPIADTADAVALSLCGGLADSRDVSVEKFSQHLVSYEDLAQNPGLLDDPNLVVKINKQHYNWAVAAPMILSLQAFQKNLPKSTVDKLEKEKMPRKGGRWWFSWRRRDFPAKECSAQREKTAVREQRGEKTEALSSEDDTLDSPVILEAPSPPPSPPAHARAYKKSLRLSSSQIRRLNLQEGANDVVFSVTTQYQGTCRCRATIYLWKWDDKVVISDIDGTITKSDALGHILPQLGKDWTHQGITSLYHKIHLNGYKFLYCSARAIGMANLTKGYLQWVSERGCGLPKGPILLSPSSLFSALHREVIERKPEVFKIACLSDVQQLFLPQEQPFYAAFGNRPNDVTAYRQVGLPACRIFTVNPRGELSQELIKNHKSTYERLSEVVELLFPPVARGPSTDLAHPEYSNFCYWREPLAPVDLDALA, from the exons ATGAACTACATGGGGCAGCTGGCGGAGACCGTGTTCGGTACGGTGAAGGGCCTATACCGGGGCCTGAACCCGGCCACGCTGAGCGGGGGCATCGACGTGCTGGTGGTGAGGCAGGTGGACGGCTCCTTCCGATGCTCGCCTTTCCACGTGCGCTTTGGCAAGCTGGGCGTCCTGCGCTCGCGGGAGAAGGTG GTGGACATCGAGATCAACGGGGAGCCGGTGGACCTGCACATGAAGCTGGGGGACAGCGGGGAGGCCTTCTTTGTCCAGGAGCTGGAGAGCGATGAA GAAGACGTGCCTCCCCGCCTATGCACATCACCCATCCCTTGGGGGGGCCTGGCGGGGTTCCCTTCGGACTCCCAGCTGGGCACCACCAGCGAGCCTGACGCCAGCATCGCGGGCATGGCCTCCAGTGGGCGGAAGAAGAAACGGCGCAGGAGGAAAACCAAGCGGAAGGAGGGCACGGTGGCAGCCGATTCTAGTTCAGAGGAGCTGGAGGCGGGCGCTGAGAGTGAGCCATCCCTGCTGGAAAAGCCAAGGCCGGAGCCCCCAGG CATCCAGCCAGAAGGGGAGTCCCCTCCGGAGCCCAAAGACATCTACCCCTACTCTGACGGCGAGTGGCACCCCCAGGCCAG CCTCTCACCAGGTGAGCTAACATCTCCCAAGAGTGACTCGGAGCTGGAACTGCGGACCCCCGAACCCAGTCCCCTGAGAGCGGAGTCCCACATGCAGTGGGCCTGGGGGAGGCTGCCGAAG GTGGGCAAAGCTGAGTGGCCCGAGTCCTCGGTGGTCGCTGATGCCAGCTCCAGGACAGCCTCTCCGCCTCAGGGGGCGCCCAGCACCCCCTCCACCTCTGTGATTGGTGTGGACCCTCCGGGACTCCCAACCCTGCAGAGAGGGGCTGGCACTGACCTTCTTCAGCCTGACACGGAGGCGCCCGCTCTGGCGGGTCCCCCTCTTTCTGCCCCTGAGAGGGAGGAAACCAAAACTCAGAGTTCTGGGGACGCGGGGCCCCGTCCTCCATCCAAATCCTGGAGCTGGGCTGCTTTGGAAGACCCCGCTCACACCCGGAAGCCGGAGGGGGTCTCCCAGAGAAAAG GTTCCCTGAAAAGAAGCCAGCACCTGGGCCCCAGTGACATCTACCTGGATGACCTGCCCTCCCTGGACTCTGAGAACGCAGCCCTTTACTTCCCCCAGAG CAACAGTGGGCTGGGGGCCGGGAAGTGGAGTGCACCGGACAGCCTGAAGCCCCTGGGGGACTGCAACCCCGAGCAGGAGCCAGAGCCCATTGCGGACACAGCAGACGCAGTGGCGCTGTCCCTCTGCGGGGGCCTGGCCGACAGCAGGGACGTCTCCGTGG AGAAGTTCAGCCAGCACCTGGTCTCCTACGAGGACCTCGCCCAAAACCCCGGCCTCCTAGACGACCCGAACCTGGTGGTGAAGATCAACAAGCA GCATTATAACTGGGCTGTAGCTGCCCCCATGATCCTGTCCCTGCAAGCCTTTCAGAAAAACCTGCCCAAG AGCACTGTGGACAAGCTGGAGAAGGAGAAGATGCCCCGGAAGGGAGGCCGGTGGTGGTTTTCCTGGCGACGCAGGGATTTCCCGGCCAAGGAG TGCAGCGCCCAGAGGGAGAAAACCGCAGTGCGGGAGCAGCGGGG GGAGAAGACAGAAGCCCTGAGCAGCGAGGACGACACCCTGGACAGCCCCGTCATCCTGgaggccccctccccgcccccatcgCCCCCAGCCCACGCCCGTGCCTACAAGAAGTCCCTCCGCCTCTCCTCCAGTCAGATC CGGCGCCTGAACCTGCAAGAAGGTGCCAACGACGTGGTCTTCAGTGTGACCACCCAGTACCAGGGCACCTGCCGCTGCAGGGCCACCATCTACCTGTGGAAGTGGGACGACAAGGTGGTCATCTCCGATATTGACGGCACCATCACCAA GTCGGACGCTCTGGGCCACATTCTGCCCCAACTGGGGAAAGACTGGACACATCAGGGCATCACCAGTCTCTACCACAAAATCCACCT AAACGGGTACAAGTTCCTGTACTGCTCGGCACGGGCCATCGGCATGGCCAACCTCACCAAGGGGTACCTGCAGTGGGTGAGCGAGAGGGGCTGTGGCCTCCCTAAGGGCCCCATCTTGCTGTCCCCCAGCAGCCTCTTCTCTGCCCTGCACAG GGAGGTGATAGAGAGGAAGCCGGAGGTGTTCAAGATCGCCTGCCTGAGCGATGTCCAGCAGCTCTTTCTGCCCCAGGAACAGCCCTTCTATGCCGCCTTTGGGAACAGGCCCAAT GATGTCACTGCCTACCGGCAGGTCGGCCTGCCTGCCTGCCGCATCTTCACAGTCAACCCCCGGGGAGAGCTCAGCCAGGAGCTGATAAAGAACCACAAGTCCAC GTACGAGCGGCTCAGCGAGGTGGTGGAGCTCCTCTTCCCGCCTGTGGCCCGCGGCCCCAGCACAGACCTGGCCCACCCTGAATACAGCAACTTCTGCTACTGGCGGGAGCCGCTGGCCCCCGTGGACCTCGACGCCTTGGCCTGA